One genomic region from Osmerus eperlanus chromosome 6, fOsmEpe2.1, whole genome shotgun sequence encodes:
- the LOC134022834 gene encoding G2/M phase-specific E3 ubiquitin-protein ligase-like gives MFEGKENSKNLALDSAALREDRYYTAGRAIAVSLVHGGPPPNFLSPTVFSLLVHGSAKPVLEDIADMELLEKVKKVSESTTLEDLEMSNAPLLDNLANAGCLRPMRSIRDRDLLVHDIVMFQVIHRVQGPFQRFCEGLKTLGVLEKIRRHPDSFRPLFCYEPSTLTADHVDDVFSICLSPEGSNKRAAEEMVVTFWNYPLHLQDAEEEEGPSKLQKILSFATRASVLPPIGFSPTPSVQFIHKEDDDFSTPMFPVANTCVNCIKLTLHVSYQLSKEKFDFALGNTYGFGRA, from the exons ATGTTTGAGGGAAAAGAAAACAGCAAGAACTTGGCTCTGGACAGTGCTG CTCTTAGAGAGGACCGGTACTACACAGCTGGCAGAGCCATTGCTGTAAGCTTGGTCCATGGCGGTCCGCCACCAAACTTCCTCTCACCAACAGTATTTTCTCTTCTGGTTCATGGTTCAGCAAAACCAGTGCTAGAAGACATAGCTGACATGGAACTTTTGGAAAAAGTCAAAAAG GTATCTGAAAGTACAACCCTTGAGGACCTTGAGATGTCAAATGCACCTCTGCTTGACAACTTGGCCAATGCAGGATGTCTGAGGCCTATGCGATCTATAAGAGACAGGGATTTGCTGGTACATGACATTGTCATGTTCCAGGTCATCCACAGGGTTCAAGGTCCATTTCAGAG ATTCTGTGAAGGACTGAAAACTCTTGGCGTTCTCGAGAAAATCCGTAGGCATCCAGACAGCTTTCGCCCCCTGTTCTGCTATGAGCCAAGCACACTGACTGCTGACCATGTGGATGATGTTTTCAGCATTTGTCTGTCTCCAGAAGGGAGCAACAAGAGAGCTGCTGAGGAGATGGTTGTTACCTTCTGGAATTACCCTCTGCATCTCCAGGATGCAGAGG AGGAAGAAGGGCCATCCAAACTACAGAAAATATTGTCCTTTGCAACTCGAGCATCTGTGTTACCACCTATTGGCTTTTCTCCAACTCCCTCCGTCCAGTTCATTCATAAAGAAGATGACGACTTCTCTACACCAATGTTCCCTGTGGCCAACACATGCGTTAACTGCATCAAGTTGACACTACATGTGTCATACCAACTGTCCAAGGAGAAGTTTGACTTTGCATTAGGAAACACATATGGGTTTGGCAGGGCATAA